One Setaria italica strain Yugu1 chromosome II, Setaria_italica_v2.0, whole genome shotgun sequence DNA segment encodes these proteins:
- the LOC101785734 gene encoding WUSCHEL-related homeobox 11: protein MEGGLSPERHAAAEPVRSRWTPKPEQILILESIFNSGMVNPPKDETVRIRKLLERFGAVGDANVFYWFQNRRSRSRRRQRQLQAQAQAAAAAAAATGSSSSSGSPPTSGGAGLAPGHAGSAASSTMGMFAHGAAYGSSASASWPPSSAGMMGDLDCGGGDDLFAISRQMGYADGGGSGSSAAAAVSQQQQHQQLYYSCQPGSMTVFINGVATEVPRGPIDLRSMFGQDVMLVHSTGGLLPVNEYGVLMQSLQMGESYFLVTRG, encoded by the exons ATGGAAGGCGGCCTGAGCCCCGagcggcacgcggcggcggagccggtgCGGTCGCGGTGGACGCCCAAGCCGGAGCAGATACTCATCCTCGAGTCCATCTTTAACAGCGGGATGGTGAACCCGCCCAAGGACGAGACCGTCCGCATCCGCAAGCTGCTCGAGCGcttcggcgccgtcggcgacgcCAACGTCTTCTACTGGTTCCAGAACCGCCGCTCCCGCTCacgccggcgccagcgccagctgcaggcgcaggcgcaggcggccgcggccgcggcggcagccacgggatcctcgtcctcgtcgggATCGCCGCCcacgagcggcggcgccggcctcgcTCCGGGCCACGCCGGCTCGGCGGCCTCGTCGACGATGGGGATGTTCGCGCACGGCGCGGCCTACGGCTCGTCCGCGTCCGCGTCgtggccgccgtcgtccgcgGGGATGATGGGGGACCTGGACTGCGGGGGCGGCGACGACCTGTTCGCCATATCGCGGCAGATGGGCTATGCGGACGGCGGTGGCTCCGGCtcgtctgcggcggcggccgtgtcgcaacagcagcagcaccagcagcttTACTACTCGTGCCAGCCAG GGAGCATGACGGTGTTCATCAATGGCGTGGCGACGGAGGTTCCCCGGGGCCCGATCGACCTGCGGTCGATGTTCGGGCAGGACGTGATGCTAGTCCACTCCaccggcggcctcctccccgtCAACGAGTACGGCGTCCTCATGCAGAGCCTGCAGATGGGCGAGAGCTACTTCCTG GTGACGAGGGGCTAG